Proteins from a genomic interval of Leifsonia shinshuensis:
- a CDS encoding class I SAM-dependent methyltransferase, which produces MFPYERLRRRPDVEASNLFASDAADRLLADLAGDDVLEDGLVVIGDAYGALTLAAAARGARGIRVHQDPLTAERALDANADDLGLGGTYEHRPLDASLVAGARTVLLRLPRNLEALAEIAALTAEHADPRVVVHAGGMLKHMTPAMNGVLGEVFGDVRASLARQKARVLTARVPEPAAATALDRWPDRAFDAETGLHVCAYGAAFAGATVDIGTRLLLSVLGDAMPEAATAIDLGCGTGVLAAALATARPGLRVIATDQSAAAVASARATASANGVADRVTVVRDDGLAAQPDGSAELIVLNPPFHIGGAVHTGIAHRMFADAGRVLAPGGELWTVWNSHLGYRPALERAVGPTRQVARNPKFTVTASQRR; this is translated from the coding sequence GTGTTCCCCTACGAGCGGCTGCGGCGGCGCCCCGACGTCGAGGCGTCCAACCTGTTCGCCTCCGACGCGGCCGACCGGTTGCTCGCCGACCTCGCCGGCGACGACGTCCTCGAGGACGGCCTGGTGGTCATCGGGGACGCGTACGGCGCGCTCACCCTCGCCGCGGCCGCCCGCGGCGCGCGCGGCATCCGGGTGCACCAGGACCCGCTGACCGCCGAGCGCGCGCTCGACGCCAACGCGGATGACCTCGGGCTCGGCGGGACCTACGAGCACCGGCCGCTCGATGCCTCCCTCGTCGCCGGAGCCCGTACGGTCCTGCTGCGGCTGCCCCGGAACCTGGAGGCGCTGGCCGAGATCGCCGCGCTCACCGCCGAGCACGCCGACCCCCGCGTCGTCGTCCACGCGGGCGGGATGCTCAAGCACATGACCCCGGCGATGAACGGTGTGCTGGGCGAGGTCTTCGGCGACGTCCGGGCCTCCCTCGCCCGGCAGAAGGCGCGCGTGCTCACGGCGCGCGTCCCGGAGCCCGCCGCGGCGACGGCGCTGGACCGCTGGCCGGACCGCGCCTTCGACGCGGAGACCGGGCTCCACGTCTGCGCCTACGGCGCGGCCTTCGCCGGGGCGACGGTCGACATCGGCACCCGGCTCCTGCTGTCGGTGCTCGGCGACGCGATGCCGGAGGCGGCCACGGCGATCGACCTCGGCTGCGGCACCGGTGTGCTGGCCGCGGCACTCGCGACCGCGCGGCCGGGCCTCCGCGTGATCGCGACCGACCAGTCGGCGGCGGCCGTCGCGTCGGCGCGCGCGACGGCGTCGGCCAACGGTGTCGCCGACCGGGTGACGGTCGTGCGCGACGACGGCCTGGCCGCCCAGCCCGACGGCTCGGCGGAGCTCATCGTGCTCAACCCGCCGTTCCACATCGGCGGCGCGGTGCACACCGGCATCGCGCACCGGATGTTCGCGGACGCCGGCCGTGTGCTGGCTCCCGGCGGAGAGCTCTGGACCGTCTGGAATTCGCACCTCGGCTACCGCCCAGCGCTGGAGCGCGCGGTCGGGCCGACCCGACAGGTCGCCCGCAACCCGAAGTTCACCGTCACCGCGTCGCAGCGCCGCTGA
- a CDS encoding GNAT family N-acetyltransferase codes for MTSLPRRPRPLRHGGLMRGLSGLRALWSPPVLGMPVVAREVRTARLLLRPYRATDDADWRRIEDDEEVRRGLDRPLRTPRQAHEHLLARTTHTSLSEPGDLLVLAVEHDGRVIGDVSLHLRTVAAETRVVEIGWLQLTSEGGRGYATEAARAMLDLAFGEVGACLVTAVVDRSNLSSARLALRLGFRLAGATAQRATFVLAEADDAALRAAQPACGSADTPPFGTKSVDNL; via the coding sequence GTGACCTCTCTCCCGCGCCGCCCCCGCCCGCTGCGCCACGGCGGCCTGATGCGCGGCCTGTCCGGCCTTCGCGCGCTGTGGAGCCCGCCGGTGCTCGGGATGCCGGTCGTGGCTCGCGAGGTGCGGACGGCGCGGCTCCTGCTGCGGCCGTACCGGGCGACCGACGACGCCGACTGGCGTCGCATCGAGGACGACGAGGAGGTGCGCCGCGGGCTCGACAGGCCGCTGCGCACTCCCCGCCAGGCGCACGAGCACCTGCTCGCCCGCACGACGCACACCTCTCTCTCCGAGCCGGGAGACCTGCTCGTGCTGGCCGTCGAGCACGACGGCCGCGTGATCGGCGACGTCTCGCTGCACCTGCGTACGGTCGCCGCGGAGACGCGGGTCGTGGAGATCGGCTGGTTGCAGCTGACCTCAGAGGGAGGCCGCGGCTACGCGACGGAAGCCGCTCGCGCGATGCTCGACCTGGCCTTCGGCGAGGTGGGCGCGTGCCTGGTGACGGCGGTGGTGGACCGCTCCAACCTGTCTTCGGCGCGACTGGCGCTCCGGTTGGGCTTCCGCCTCGCGGGAGCGACCGCGCAGCGCGCGACCTTCGTGCTGGCGGAGGCGGACGACGCCGCGCTGCGAGCGGCCCAGCCGGCGTGCGGGTCTGCGGATACGCCGCCGTTCGGGACGAAAAGTGTCGATAATCTCTGA
- a CDS encoding APC family permease, with translation MTQEYSRPDSAAPERGADPRGGEDKHALQADGVSAAGSIVMAVAGSAPAYSIAATTATLVGAAALGAPAALLWCGLPMLGIAWAFLYLGRADVNAGATYSWVARALHPILGFLSGWALVISATIFMVAGALPAGAMTVTLFAPDQANNAWLITGVGAIWFLVMAACVLFGVHVTARAQWIMSVIEVGILILFAVLMIVRAATSSHAGPNFSWDWLGFSHLTGQGVFVSAALIAAFYYWGWDVSSNLNEETKDGHKNAGSAGIIGIVIVFLLFEIFTIATLIMLPSKTIENNSANILSVLGDAVWPGIGGKILVVAVALSTIATLETTLIQVTRTLFAMGRDHTIPKAFGRIHPRWRTPAFATLVVVGVSIILFVGSNLLGSVGQIMTNAIASIGMQIAFYYTLAGVAVVVAYRRVLFKSVKNALLIFLWPLAGAIFMGVIFVMGITQNTPIVNVLGVGLIAVGIIPLVLFYRKGKEYYTRRPLELPAELDAKAPANIDDRDPAAL, from the coding sequence ATGACGCAGGAATATTCCCGGCCGGACTCCGCCGCACCCGAACGCGGAGCCGACCCTCGCGGGGGCGAAGACAAGCACGCACTGCAGGCGGACGGGGTGAGCGCCGCCGGCTCCATCGTGATGGCCGTGGCGGGCAGCGCTCCCGCGTACTCGATCGCAGCCACCACCGCGACGCTCGTGGGCGCCGCAGCGCTCGGCGCGCCGGCCGCACTGCTCTGGTGCGGCCTCCCGATGCTCGGCATCGCGTGGGCGTTCCTCTATCTCGGTCGCGCCGACGTGAACGCCGGAGCCACCTACTCGTGGGTCGCCCGGGCCCTCCACCCCATCCTCGGCTTCCTGTCGGGCTGGGCGCTGGTCATCTCGGCGACGATCTTCATGGTCGCGGGAGCCCTCCCGGCCGGTGCGATGACGGTCACGCTGTTCGCGCCCGACCAGGCGAACAATGCCTGGCTGATCACCGGCGTCGGTGCGATCTGGTTCCTCGTGATGGCGGCGTGCGTCCTGTTCGGCGTGCACGTGACCGCGCGGGCGCAGTGGATCATGTCGGTCATCGAGGTCGGCATCCTCATCCTCTTCGCCGTGCTGATGATCGTCCGTGCCGCGACGAGCAGCCACGCCGGCCCGAACTTCTCGTGGGACTGGCTGGGCTTCAGCCACCTGACCGGCCAGGGCGTCTTCGTCTCGGCCGCGCTGATCGCCGCGTTCTACTACTGGGGCTGGGACGTCTCCTCGAACCTCAACGAGGAGACCAAGGACGGCCACAAGAACGCGGGCTCCGCCGGCATCATCGGCATCGTCATCGTGTTCCTGCTGTTCGAGATCTTCACGATCGCGACGCTCATCATGCTGCCGTCGAAGACCATCGAGAACAACAGCGCCAACATCCTCTCGGTCCTCGGCGACGCCGTCTGGCCGGGCATCGGCGGCAAGATCCTCGTCGTGGCCGTCGCGCTGTCCACCATCGCGACGCTGGAGACCACGCTCATCCAGGTGACCCGCACGCTGTTCGCCATGGGCCGCGACCACACCATCCCGAAGGCGTTCGGCCGCATCCACCCGCGCTGGCGGACCCCGGCGTTCGCGACCCTGGTCGTCGTCGGCGTCTCGATCATCCTGTTCGTCGGCTCCAACCTGCTCGGCTCGGTCGGGCAGATCATGACCAACGCGATCGCGTCGATCGGCATGCAGATCGCTTTCTACTACACCCTCGCGGGCGTCGCGGTGGTGGTCGCCTACCGCCGCGTCCTGTTCAAATCGGTGAAGAACGCCCTTCTGATCTTCCTCTGGCCGCTGGCGGGCGCGATCTTCATGGGCGTGATCTTCGTGATGGGGATCACGCAGAACACCCCGATCGTGAACGTCCTCGGCGTCGGCCTGATCGCAGTGGGCATCATCCCGCTTGTGCTCTTCTACCGGAAGGGCAAGGAGTACTACACCCGCCGCCCGCTCGAGCTCCCCGCGGAGCTCGACGCGAAGGCGCCGGCGAACATCGACGACAGGGACCCTGCCGCGCTCTGA
- a CDS encoding YcnI family protein, translating into MNSTSARTHALHTRTRTLGLAGAASVAAIALALASPLAASAHVTVGPNQAASGSYATLTFKVPTESATAGTVKLEVDLPTDTPLGSVSYQPIAGWSTQVVTEKLATPIKTDDGTVTEAPIKVIWTAASGVQIAPGQFQQFVISAGAMPDTGRIVLPTHQFYSDGTVVNWDEKTPASGAEPEHPAPTVYINDAPPAASGSSGVLATSGAAPSPASAAASPGAAAVAIGLGIGGLALGAIALVVAVFAATRRPRAAAPVSSEK; encoded by the coding sequence ATGAACAGCACTTCCGCGCGCACGCACGCGCTCCACACCCGCACCCGCACGCTCGGCCTCGCCGGCGCGGCCTCGGTCGCCGCGATCGCTCTCGCGCTGGCGTCCCCGCTCGCCGCCAGCGCGCACGTCACCGTCGGCCCGAACCAGGCCGCCTCGGGCAGCTACGCCACCCTCACCTTCAAGGTCCCGACCGAGTCGGCGACCGCCGGCACGGTGAAGCTGGAGGTCGACCTGCCGACCGACACCCCGCTCGGCTCCGTCTCGTACCAGCCCATCGCCGGGTGGAGCACGCAGGTGGTCACCGAGAAGCTCGCCACACCGATCAAGACCGACGACGGAACGGTCACCGAGGCGCCGATCAAGGTCATCTGGACGGCCGCGTCCGGAGTTCAGATCGCGCCCGGCCAGTTCCAGCAGTTCGTCATCTCCGCCGGCGCGATGCCCGACACCGGCCGCATCGTGCTCCCGACCCACCAGTTCTACTCGGACGGCACCGTCGTGAACTGGGACGAGAAGACACCGGCCTCCGGCGCCGAGCCGGAGCACCCGGCTCCGACGGTCTACATCAACGACGCGCCCCCTGCCGCGAGCGGGTCGTCCGGCGTGCTGGCCACCTCCGGAGCCGCGCCGTCTCCCGCCAGCGCCGCGGCGTCGCCGGGCGCGGCCGCGGTCGCGATCGGCCTCGGGATCGGCGGGCTCGCGCTCGGCGCCATCGCGCTCGTCGTCGCCGTGTTCGCGGCGACCCGGCGTCCGCGGGCGGCCGCACCGGTATCGTCGGAGAAGTGA
- a CDS encoding copper resistance CopC family protein has product MPRATTRLLAGLGGVLAAAALALAPAVAASAHDYLVQTSPQSGATQTDPLDQVKLTFNDRVLDLGGDGSSAILRVVDGSGRHFETGCPAILDTTVSAPVALGAAGAYTVDWQVVSADGHTVSGSYGFTYRPPAGTSAAPGSSAPGCAKSGATAPAAAAPTSTASTAVPTKAGDDNLGLVIGIAVGIVVLALIGVAIVVLTARRRPSATEESAPDTPSDRS; this is encoded by the coding sequence ATGCCCCGTGCGACCACCCGCCTGCTCGCCGGGCTCGGCGGCGTCCTGGCCGCGGCCGCGCTGGCGCTGGCGCCCGCCGTCGCCGCGAGCGCGCACGACTACCTGGTGCAGACGTCGCCCCAGAGCGGCGCCACCCAGACCGACCCGCTCGACCAGGTGAAGCTGACCTTCAACGACCGGGTGCTCGACCTGGGCGGCGACGGATCGTCGGCGATCCTCCGGGTGGTGGACGGCTCCGGCCGGCACTTCGAGACGGGCTGCCCTGCCATCCTCGACACCACGGTCTCGGCCCCGGTCGCGCTCGGCGCGGCGGGCGCGTACACGGTGGACTGGCAGGTCGTCTCGGCGGACGGCCACACGGTGTCCGGGTCCTACGGGTTCACCTACCGGCCGCCCGCGGGGACGTCCGCCGCTCCCGGCAGCTCCGCACCCGGCTGTGCGAAGTCGGGTGCGACGGCCCCCGCGGCCGCGGCGCCGACCTCGACCGCGTCGACCGCCGTGCCCACCAAGGCGGGCGACGACAACCTCGGTCTGGTCATCGGCATCGCGGTCGGCATCGTGGTGCTGGCTCTGATCGGCGTCGCGATCGTGGTGCTGACGGCGCGGAGGCGGCCGTCGGCAACGGAGGAGTCCGCGCCCGACACGCCGTCCGACCGCAGCTAA
- a CDS encoding ATP-dependent Clp protease ATP-binding subunit, whose amino-acid sequence MANMQGAPSTQEDAKSALEQYGINLTEIAKSGKLDPVIGRDAEIRRVSQVLTRRTKNNPVLIGEPGVGKTAVVEGLAQRIVAGDVADSLKGKQLVALDLSALVAGAMYRGQFEERLKAVLKEINDAEGEIITFVDELHILMGAGGGEGSVAASNMLKPMLARGELRLIGATTLNEYREFIEKDAALERRFQQVYVGEPSVEDTVAILRGLKGRYEAHHGVTIEDSALVAAASLSNRYITARQLPDKAIDLIDEAASRLKMEIDSAPVEIDTLQRQVERMKLEEFALKKEKDDASKDRLQQLRERLQEQEATLEELQERWRAEKAALNRVGELRSQLEEAKTRRDLALRDGRYQEASRIEYETIPNIERELAEAEQAEHSHPRMVNEQVTADDIAAVVAAWTGIPVDRLTQGETEKLLNLEFELGRRIIGQKKAVQAVADAVRRTRAGISDPGRPTGSFLFLGPTGVGKTELAKALAAFLFDDEKAMVRIDMSEYGEKFSVSRLVGAPPGYVGYEQGGQLTEAVRRRPYSVILLDEVEKAHPEVFDVLLQVLDDGRLTDGQGRTVDFRNTILILTSNLGSQYLVDPTLNEIEREEAVLQMVRQAFKPEFVNRLDDIVVFSALTQEELGEIVELNIDRLMRRLEERRLELAVTPDARRWLAERGYDPIYGARPLRRLMQREIEDRLATELLAGEIRDGDTVRVDLDPSGERLAVAPVRE is encoded by the coding sequence ATGGCGAACATGCAGGGCGCCCCCTCCACGCAGGAGGACGCGAAGAGCGCGCTCGAACAGTACGGCATCAACCTCACCGAGATCGCCAAGAGCGGCAAGCTCGACCCCGTCATCGGGCGGGACGCCGAGATCCGCCGCGTCAGCCAGGTGCTGACCCGGCGCACCAAGAACAACCCGGTGCTCATCGGCGAGCCCGGCGTCGGCAAGACCGCCGTCGTCGAGGGGCTCGCGCAGCGCATCGTCGCCGGCGACGTCGCCGACTCGCTCAAGGGCAAGCAGCTCGTGGCCCTCGACCTCTCGGCTCTGGTCGCCGGCGCGATGTACCGCGGGCAGTTCGAGGAGCGGCTGAAGGCCGTCCTCAAGGAGATCAACGACGCCGAGGGCGAGATCATCACCTTCGTCGACGAGCTCCACATCCTGATGGGCGCCGGCGGCGGGGAAGGCTCCGTCGCGGCCTCCAACATGCTCAAGCCCATGCTGGCCCGCGGCGAGCTGCGCCTGATCGGCGCCACCACGCTCAACGAGTACCGCGAGTTCATCGAGAAGGACGCCGCGCTGGAGCGCCGCTTCCAGCAGGTCTACGTCGGCGAGCCCAGCGTGGAGGACACGGTCGCCATCCTGCGCGGCCTCAAGGGCCGCTACGAGGCGCACCACGGGGTCACCATCGAGGACTCCGCACTGGTCGCCGCCGCCTCCCTCTCCAACCGCTACATCACCGCGCGCCAGCTGCCGGACAAGGCGATCGACCTGATCGACGAGGCCGCCAGCCGCCTCAAGATGGAGATCGACTCCGCCCCGGTGGAGATCGACACCCTGCAGCGCCAGGTCGAGCGCATGAAGCTGGAGGAGTTCGCGCTCAAGAAGGAGAAGGACGACGCGAGCAAGGACCGCCTCCAGCAGCTCCGCGAGCGCCTGCAGGAGCAGGAGGCCACCCTCGAGGAGCTGCAGGAGCGCTGGCGCGCCGAGAAGGCCGCGCTCAACCGCGTGGGCGAGCTGCGCTCCCAGCTGGAGGAGGCCAAGACCCGCCGCGACCTCGCGCTGCGCGACGGCCGCTACCAGGAGGCGTCCCGCATCGAGTACGAGACCATCCCGAACATCGAGCGCGAGCTGGCGGAGGCGGAGCAGGCCGAGCACAGCCACCCGCGCATGGTGAACGAGCAGGTCACCGCCGACGACATCGCCGCCGTCGTCGCCGCGTGGACCGGCATCCCGGTCGACCGGCTCACCCAGGGCGAGACCGAGAAGCTGCTGAACCTGGAGTTCGAGCTTGGCCGCCGCATCATCGGCCAGAAGAAGGCCGTGCAGGCGGTCGCCGACGCGGTGCGCCGCACCAGGGCGGGCATCTCCGACCCGGGCCGCCCGACCGGTTCGTTCCTGTTCCTCGGCCCCACCGGCGTCGGCAAGACCGAGCTGGCGAAGGCGCTCGCCGCGTTCCTGTTCGACGACGAGAAGGCGATGGTGCGCATCGACATGAGCGAGTACGGGGAGAAGTTCTCCGTCTCGCGGCTCGTCGGCGCCCCTCCCGGGTATGTGGGCTACGAGCAGGGCGGCCAGCTCACCGAGGCCGTGCGGCGCCGTCCGTACTCGGTCATCCTGCTGGACGAGGTCGAGAAGGCGCATCCCGAGGTGTTCGACGTGCTGCTGCAGGTGCTCGACGACGGCCGGCTGACCGACGGTCAGGGCCGGACGGTCGACTTCCGCAACACGATCCTGATCCTGACCTCCAACCTGGGCAGCCAGTACCTGGTCGACCCGACCCTGAACGAGATCGAGCGCGAGGAGGCCGTGCTGCAGATGGTGCGGCAGGCGTTCAAGCCCGAGTTCGTCAACCGGCTGGACGACATCGTCGTGTTCTCGGCGCTGACCCAGGAGGAGCTCGGCGAGATCGTGGAGCTCAACATCGACCGGCTGATGCGCCGGCTCGAGGAGCGCAGGCTGGAGCTGGCGGTCACGCCGGACGCGCGGCGCTGGCTGGCCGAGCGGGGGTACGACCCGATCTACGGCGCGCGTCCGCTGCGCCGGCTGATGCAGCGGGAGATCGAGGACAGGCTCGCCACCGAGCTGCTCGCGGGCGAGATCCGCGACGGCGACACGGTGCGGGTCGACCTGGACCCTTCCGGCGAGCGCCTGGCCGTCGCCCCCGTCCGCGAGTAG
- a CDS encoding phage tail protein translates to MSDQFVGEIRLVAFTFAPTGWAFCAGQLLPISQNVALFSLLGTTYGGNGTSNFALPNLQGNTPLGFGQSNYGEDYAEGEQGGVAQLALLQSELPAHTHGVLAVPAPGTTGSPSGAAFAEPRVGRLTEAAYGSPTAPGPVPLNPGAFAAAGGSQPHNNLQPSVALNYVIALQGVYPARS, encoded by the coding sequence ATGTCAGATCAGTTCGTCGGCGAGATCCGCCTCGTCGCCTTCACCTTCGCACCGACAGGCTGGGCGTTCTGCGCGGGACAGCTGCTGCCGATCTCGCAGAACGTCGCCCTGTTCTCGCTGCTCGGGACGACGTACGGCGGCAACGGCACCTCGAACTTCGCACTGCCGAACCTGCAGGGCAACACGCCGCTCGGCTTCGGCCAGAGCAACTACGGCGAGGACTACGCCGAGGGCGAGCAGGGCGGGGTCGCCCAGCTGGCGCTGCTCCAGAGCGAGCTGCCTGCACACACCCACGGCGTGCTCGCCGTGCCGGCGCCCGGCACGACGGGGAGCCCGTCCGGCGCCGCGTTCGCCGAGCCGCGGGTCGGCCGCCTCACCGAGGCGGCGTACGGCAGCCCGACCGCGCCGGGCCCGGTCCCGCTCAACCCCGGCGCCTTCGCGGCCGCCGGAGGCTCCCAGCCGCACAACAACCTGCAGCCCTCAGTCGCGCTGAACTACGTCATCGCGCTGCAGGGGGTCTACCCGGCTCGGTCCTGA
- a CDS encoding phage tail protein, translated as MGIPYLGEIRLMSFNFAPKGWAQCNGQLLPINQNQALFALLGTNYGGDGIRTFGLPDLQGRVPVGVGTAYPLGLRFGEYAHTLTVQEMPAHVHGASVAATATATVPSGTVALAQPGKAAYGQTASVAMNPTTVSTVGGNQPHENTAPYLTVQFAIALTGIFPSQN; from the coding sequence ATGGGCATACCGTACCTGGGCGAGATCCGCCTGATGAGCTTCAACTTCGCGCCGAAGGGCTGGGCGCAGTGCAACGGCCAGCTGCTGCCGATCAACCAGAACCAGGCGCTGTTCGCGCTGCTCGGCACGAACTACGGCGGCGACGGAATCCGCACGTTCGGCCTCCCGGACCTGCAGGGCCGGGTGCCGGTCGGCGTGGGGACGGCGTATCCGCTCGGGCTGCGATTCGGCGAGTACGCGCACACCCTCACGGTCCAGGAGATGCCGGCCCACGTGCACGGGGCGTCCGTCGCCGCGACCGCGACAGCGACCGTCCCGAGCGGGACCGTCGCGCTGGCCCAGCCGGGGAAGGCCGCCTACGGCCAGACGGCGTCGGTGGCGATGAACCCGACCACGGTCTCCACCGTCGGCGGCAACCAGCCGCACGAGAACACCGCCCCGTACCTGACCGTCCAGTTCGCCATCGCGCTCACGGGCATCTTCCCCTCGCAGAACTAG
- a CDS encoding phage tail protein: MSQPYVGEIRMFAGNFAPVGWFFCDGSVLPIDQYPTLFNLIGTTYGGDGTSTFQLPDLRGRFPVHQGSGPGATFSIGQQGGSPSVTLFTMQIPRHTHTPQAAASATTANAANAFPAGWADVPYSAVDPTVALAPQQLSFAGGSQPHENRQPYLAVGFIISAFGVFPSQT, from the coding sequence ATGAGCCAGCCTTACGTCGGCGAGATCCGCATGTTCGCCGGCAACTTCGCACCGGTGGGATGGTTCTTCTGCGACGGCAGCGTGCTGCCGATCGATCAGTACCCCACTCTCTTCAACCTGATCGGCACGACCTACGGCGGCGACGGCACCAGCACCTTCCAGCTGCCGGACCTGCGCGGTCGGTTCCCCGTGCACCAGGGCAGCGGTCCCGGCGCGACCTTCTCGATCGGGCAGCAGGGCGGGTCGCCCTCCGTCACCCTCTTCACGATGCAGATCCCCCGGCACACGCACACCCCGCAGGCGGCCGCGAGCGCGACCACGGCGAACGCGGCGAACGCGTTCCCCGCCGGCTGGGCGGACGTGCCGTACAGCGCCGTCGACCCGACCGTCGCCCTCGCGCCGCAGCAGCTCTCCTTCGCCGGAGGCTCGCAGCCCCACGAGAACCGCCAGCCCTACCTCGCCGTCGGATTCATCATCTCGGCCTTCGGCGTCTTCCCGTCGCAGACCTGA
- a CDS encoding DUF6916 family protein: protein MTAGHAGWSAAAGRPFRATAPDGTTHELVLSRVSDVTGSAGWVSYALSFTAAPDAQVGQQTYALTGPGIAEDVFLVPSGRSDDALTLDAVFTDRDEETP from the coding sequence ATGACGGCCGGGCATGCCGGCTGGAGCGCGGCCGCCGGGCGGCCCTTCCGCGCCACGGCGCCGGACGGGACGACGCACGAGCTCGTGCTCTCCCGCGTGAGCGACGTGACCGGCTCGGCCGGCTGGGTCTCGTACGCCCTCTCGTTCACCGCCGCGCCGGACGCGCAGGTCGGGCAGCAGACCTACGCCCTCACCGGCCCGGGGATCGCGGAGGACGTCTTCCTGGTCCCGTCCGGGCGCAGCGACGACGCGCTGACGCTGGACGCCGTCTTCACCGATCGCGACGAGGAGACCCCATGA
- a CDS encoding GNAT family N-acetyltransferase, with product MALSTIELRAATSADEAFLRRVFLDARRSEFPGVAAADLDPLLALQYRAHSADRHARYPDAETSIILDDGEPVGLFTVHREGGRTHLVDLAVLSERRGRGIASTVLAGLLASHHHVTLTVWALNHGARRLYERHGFAVIAEQFGYLLMATEVDE from the coding sequence ATGGCGCTGAGCACCATCGAGCTGCGGGCGGCGACCTCCGCCGATGAGGCGTTCCTGCGCCGGGTGTTCCTCGACGCCCGCCGGAGCGAGTTCCCCGGGGTGGCCGCCGCCGACCTCGACCCGCTGCTGGCGCTGCAGTACCGCGCGCACTCCGCCGACCGGCACGCCCGCTACCCTGACGCCGAGACGTCGATCATCCTCGACGACGGCGAGCCGGTCGGCCTGTTCACCGTGCACCGGGAGGGCGGACGCACCCACCTGGTCGACCTGGCCGTGCTCAGCGAGCGGCGCGGGCGCGGCATCGCCTCGACCGTGCTGGCCGGCCTCCTCGCCTCGCACCACCACGTGACGCTGACCGTCTGGGCGCTCAACCACGGTGCGCGCCGGCTGTACGAGCGGCACGGCTTCGCGGTGATCGCCGAGCAGTTCGGGTACCTCCTGATGGCGACGGAGGTCGACGAATGA
- a CDS encoding DUF6916 family protein, with protein sequence MPDVSRRAVMTTALGGLGALGALGTVTGAAAPALAGGLRRAAATAASPAVVDPVRSLFAPAVGGMFRADDGDRSIDLLLTAIEDVPGGSRGDEHRFSLLFSASGFVASDAIYTLRRSGVPPVDLFLSPIGPRGMTRTMQAVVNRTA encoded by the coding sequence GTGCCCGACGTGTCGCGCCGCGCTGTGATGACCACGGCGCTCGGCGGCCTCGGCGCGCTCGGCGCCCTCGGCACGGTGACGGGCGCAGCGGCCCCCGCGCTCGCCGGCGGCCTCCGCCGCGCGGCCGCGACCGCCGCCTCCCCTGCCGTGGTCGACCCCGTCCGCTCGCTCTTCGCGCCGGCCGTCGGGGGGATGTTCCGCGCCGACGACGGCGACCGCAGCATCGACCTCCTGCTGACCGCGATCGAGGACGTGCCGGGGGGCTCCCGGGGCGACGAGCACCGCTTCTCGCTCCTGTTCTCCGCGTCCGGCTTCGTCGCGTCGGACGCCATCTACACGCTGCGTCGCTCCGGCGTCCCGCCGGTCGACCTGTTCCTCAGCCCGATCGGCCCGCGTGGGATGACCCGCACGATGCAGGCCGTGGTGAACCGGACGGCGTGA